One genomic region from Chlamydia poikilotherma encodes:
- a CDS encoding LOG family protein yields MCIPASVASSQDWEAKPIHDCEQIVCSTQFHQDHGPWVVVAGGCYTNHENYKKAQNTGDLLAKNGYSVVTGSGPGIMEAANSGAAQAGGTSLGFILKGEDLNDHIPQGNYCQVSHISHRLQGMIGNSSGCIVFPGGLGTVDEVFFALDNFRYQEVPNPVVLVGTQFWGPLVEWIKNLHYTHTCPKNLYLVDSSEDAVEIIQSHYKNQSCSFSSN; encoded by the coding sequence ATGTGTATCCCCGCATCAGTAGCATCTTCTCAGGATTGGGAAGCTAAGCCTATTCATGATTGTGAACAGATCGTTTGTTCAACTCAATTCCATCAAGATCATGGTCCTTGGGTAGTTGTGGCAGGAGGATGTTATACTAACCATGAAAATTATAAAAAGGCTCAAAATACAGGGGATTTGTTAGCTAAGAACGGTTATTCCGTAGTTACAGGATCCGGTCCTGGAATTATGGAAGCGGCTAACTCTGGAGCTGCACAGGCTGGAGGAACATCTTTAGGATTCATCTTAAAAGGTGAGGATTTGAATGATCATATACCTCAAGGAAATTATTGTCAGGTTTCCCATATTTCCCACCGTCTACAAGGCATGATCGGCAATTCTTCAGGTTGCATCGTGTTTCCTGGGGGGCTAGGTACGGTAGATGAGGTCTTCTTTGCTTTAGATAACTTTAGATATCAAGAGGTGCCAAACCCAGTTGTCCTTGTAGGTACACAGTTTTGGGGGCCATTAGTAGAGTGGATAAAAAATTTACACTATACTCATACATGTCCAAAAAATTTATACCTAGTTGATTCATCAGAAGATGCTGTAGAAATTATTCAATCTCATTACAAGAACCAGTCTTGTAGCTTTTCTTCTAATTAA